From a region of the Apibacter sp. B3706 genome:
- a CDS encoding sensor histidine kinase yields MYKRFPLSLRIFLVMILVVVSTIFAMGLITFYQYIRIAEEYNNKRLERKEQLIIETFDYLISNRNTKPEEVKNKIGNKIYEISDINNIDINFYSLDGKYILGNKLPNPKTEFVPKEILKNLNVNNDRIEVINKLPNSEESFTSVYRYLYNNDYQPITIINFPFLHDEAFLKKDFYSLLYRYLVIMLIVLIVSGIFSWFFSLTLTRKIKDIAYRLRDTGALTHNRPLLYNYIDEVSPLVKAYNIMLNKFREQTDALVKKEKDNAWQEMARQVAHEIKNPLTPMRLEIQSFQLRFNPEDPQIHEKLDSLTRSLIQQIDTIASIAGAFSDFAKMPVKKDEKLNVIEVAKISLEIFPSQQISLDTLDELVILNIDPNLLNRILTNLIKNAFQSIPEGRTPHIIVKIRQDIRMVYFSVIDNGNGIPEEIKSKIFTPQFSTKTSGSGLGLAIIKKLIEEYNGSITFMSEEGKGTIFKFEIPKGE; encoded by the coding sequence ATGTACAAAAGATTCCCATTATCCTTGCGAATTTTTTTAGTGATGATCCTCGTTGTGGTCAGCACTATATTTGCCATGGGATTGATAACTTTTTATCAATATATAAGAATTGCGGAGGAATATAATAATAAAAGGCTAGAAAGAAAGGAACAATTAATTATAGAAACTTTCGATTATCTCATTTCCAATCGAAATACAAAACCGGAGGAGGTTAAAAATAAAATTGGCAATAAAATTTATGAAATTTCAGATATTAATAATATCGATATAAATTTTTATTCTCTGGATGGAAAATATATTTTAGGGAATAAATTACCCAATCCTAAGACTGAATTTGTTCCTAAAGAAATCTTAAAAAATCTGAATGTAAATAACGACCGTATAGAGGTTATAAACAAGCTTCCTAATTCAGAAGAAAGTTTTACGTCCGTATACAGATACCTTTACAACAATGATTATCAACCTATTACAATTATAAATTTTCCTTTTTTACATGATGAAGCATTTCTAAAAAAAGATTTTTATTCCTTATTATATAGATATTTAGTTATCATGCTTATCGTATTAATTGTAAGTGGTATTTTTTCATGGTTCTTTTCACTTACTTTAACCAGAAAAATTAAAGATATTGCTTATCGGCTTAGGGATACCGGCGCACTTACTCATAATAGACCCCTTTTATATAATTATATTGATGAAGTGAGTCCATTGGTTAAAGCTTACAATATTATGCTGAATAAATTTAGAGAGCAAACTGATGCACTGGTTAAAAAAGAAAAAGATAATGCTTGGCAGGAAATGGCAAGACAAGTGGCTCATGAAATTAAAAATCCGCTTACCCCTATGCGGCTCGAAATTCAAAGTTTTCAATTAAGATTTAATCCAGAAGATCCACAAATTCATGAAAAGTTAGATTCATTAACCCGTTCATTAATACAACAAATAGATACTATTGCCTCGATTGCCGGCGCATTTTCGGACTTTGCAAAAATGCCTGTAAAAAAGGATGAAAAGTTAAACGTAATTGAAGTTGCTAAAATTTCATTAGAAATATTTCCATCTCAACAAATTTCACTTGATACACTTGATGAATTGGTCATTTTAAATATCGATCCTAATTTATTGAACCGTATATTAACCAATTTAATAAAAAACGCTTTTCAATCGATACCGGAAGGAAGAACTCCCCATATTATTGTAAAAATCAGACAAGACATACGAATGGTTTATTTTTCTGTTATTGATAACGGAAATGGAATTCCGGAAGAAATAAAAAGCAAAATTTTTACTCCTCAATTTTCGACTAAAACCAGTGGAAGTGGTTTAGGTTTAGCTATCATTAAAAAACTAATTGAAGAATATAATGGGTCTATAACCTTTATGTCTGAAGAAGGGAAAGGAACTATTTTCAAATTTGAAATCCCTAAAGGTGAATAA
- a CDS encoding tRNA1(Val) (adenine(37)-N6)-methyltransferase, producing the protein MNNIFKFKKFNIFQNNSVFKVGTDSVLLGCFADIHNASHILDIGTGTGILSLMCAQRNSISHITAMDSEYNAYSLALENFKNSSFSQRITGIHCDLDRFFSDILFDYIICNPPYFKISEVLHRKHPVARQQIKLNYHLLIKKSASLLSQNGKIGYIFPIENEQEILELSNRYNLFPNRIIYISGIRNGKIKRIFLELSREDKNPIIKYFVIEEKSRIWSEEYKKLTSDFYL; encoded by the coding sequence GTGAATAATATTTTTAAGTTTAAAAAATTTAATATATTTCAAAATAATTCCGTATTCAAAGTAGGTACAGATAGTGTATTATTAGGTTGTTTTGCTGATATACATAATGCCTCCCACATTCTTGATATTGGTACCGGTACAGGGATACTTTCGTTAATGTGCGCGCAAAGAAATTCCATTTCTCATATTACAGCCATGGATTCTGAATACAATGCGTATTCTTTGGCCTTGGAAAATTTTAAAAATTCTTCTTTTTCTCAAAGGATCACAGGTATCCATTGCGATTTAGACCGTTTCTTTAGTGATATATTATTTGATTATATTATTTGTAACCCTCCTTATTTTAAAATTTCAGAAGTATTACATCGTAAACATCCTGTCGCCAGGCAGCAAATAAAACTTAATTATCATCTTCTTATTAAAAAATCGGCATCATTACTATCTCAAAATGGAAAAATTGGATACATTTTTCCTATAGAAAATGAGCAAGAAATACTTGAACTATCAAATAGATATAATTTATTTCCCAATCGCATTATATATATTTCAGGAATAAGAAATGGAAAAATTAAAAGAATTTTCCTTGAACTTAGCAGAGAAGATAAAAATCCTATAATTAAATACTTTGTTATAGAAGAAAAAAGCCGTATTTGGTCGGAAGAATATAAAAAATTAACATCAGATTTCTATTTATAA
- a CDS encoding YraN family protein, whose product MAYHNEFGKEAEMKAFYYLLDIGYEILDRNWKYDKAEIDIIAKNASELVIVEVKARNYTTIIDPIEAVTRSKRKLLIKAANEYVLCKKMDVNVRFDIISIIKKDYRWQIEHIKDAFSMIL is encoded by the coding sequence GTGGCTTATCATAATGAATTTGGAAAAGAAGCAGAAATGAAAGCATTTTATTATCTTTTAGATATAGGATATGAAATATTAGATAGAAATTGGAAATATGATAAGGCGGAAATTGATATTATTGCTAAAAATGCTTCTGAGTTGGTAATAGTAGAAGTTAAGGCTAGAAACTATACAACTATCATTGATCCTATAGAGGCAGTAACCAGATCAAAAAGAAAATTATTGATTAAAGCAGCAAATGAATATGTGCTTTGTAAAAAAATGGATGTCAATGTAAGGTTCGATATTATTTCCATCATAAAAAAAGATTACAGATGGCAAATTGAACATATAAAAGACGCCTTTTCTATGATATTATAA
- a CDS encoding tetratricopeptide repeat protein — MNKKNLKKIIEQCIYYEEYGKFTDCLTILHHLTKQYPKVSYFYHLAQVYYKNKNPDLTLKFINEAVLTQPKHKKSWFLIKGVFYEDQGKLNEAEQMYLKALDIDYDHFDSRIQLISLYFYKYKDYQETIKQCEFVFSYKKFEYTKKKKCRTSFMWLYALWAPLYKSYIYSHQYKQAIKIINHKKQTINFMSVEIKEDFFRREDKILFKLYYLLNDKKKLDEITYLWKHYYKVSDKYIKGMKLDADQNYITHINPKNYDIDIF, encoded by the coding sequence ATGAACAAAAAAAATTTAAAAAAAATAATAGAACAATGCATATACTATGAGGAATATGGAAAATTTACAGATTGTTTGACAATTTTACATCATTTAACTAAGCAATACCCTAAGGTTAGTTATTTTTATCATTTAGCCCAAGTATATTACAAAAACAAAAACCCGGATTTAACATTAAAATTTATAAATGAGGCAGTACTTACACAACCTAAACATAAAAAATCTTGGTTTTTAATAAAAGGTGTCTTTTATGAAGATCAAGGAAAGCTTAATGAAGCCGAACAAATGTATTTAAAAGCGTTAGATATTGATTACGATCATTTTGACTCTAGAATTCAATTAATAAGCCTATATTTTTATAAATACAAAGATTATCAGGAAACAATTAAACAATGTGAGTTCGTATTCTCCTATAAAAAATTTGAATATACCAAAAAAAAAAAGTGCCGTACATCTTTTATGTGGTTGTATGCACTATGGGCTCCTTTGTACAAATCCTATATTTATTCTCACCAATATAAGCAAGCCATTAAAATAATAAATCATAAAAAACAAACTATTAATTTTATGTCTGTTGAAATAAAAGAAGATTTTTTTCGTAGGGAGGATAAAATTTTATTTAAACTATATTATCTTTTAAACGATAAAAAAAAATTAGACGAAATAACTTATTTATGGAAACATTATTACAAAGTGAGCGATAAGTACATTAAAGGAATGAAACTTGATGCTGATCAAAACTATATTACTCATATAAATCCAAAAAATTACGACATAGATATATTTTAG
- a CDS encoding UvrD-helicase domain-containing protein — MSSSYTIYNASAGAGKTFTLVKNFLCILLQNDTVESVRSIVAVTFTNKAANEMKTRILSWLKDFSDEKNYQSNIVLQQISQELNIDISLLHQRSYRALSYILHHYSLFSISTIDKFNLRLMKAFTKELGLSYSFAVELDSSEYLKQSIDELVDELGTDNPFAEVILNYIFWKFENESSTDIRKELLTSSQNFLKEKNLEQINSLTSKEIEDFKKLNQLISRRVQENYTLIQKTADEIIALFESSGLEVGDFYQGARGMAGFFYKMQDTSKILSINLSSSYYKAFCEEEKYAKSKSSHEEDIKGIAPQIIEAFYKIKQAIIRIKVDESVRKNLITIELQSEINRFLHRRKTENDVVFLSDVNPIIGTHLKEEPVAFIYEKLGGRYNHYFIDEFQDTSQLQWNNIIPLLDNAKVSDGNSITLVGDPKQAIYRFRSGNPEILIDLIANAEDKGIHVKTLQNNFRSLPNIVDFNNTYYQYVSSYLVNNPEYSSLFGVHAQQISHLPKGGRVQVSFISPKEENLLEERIVEIIEESLQNGFDFKDITILVRNKKHSVSIVDKIAEKGYPILTEEALLVVSSPEIQALIYALQWISNPEDKENLVRMLHLLFTIGRAEFEDFTEEICKIKDLDFDDIINWFKEKLNISLPYQQIYNLSFYDYVEEFINSLGFGEKEDLYISALLDMIVQLEKNGVISLQEFLEYWELKSPGLSIRFPDNRNAIQIMTIHKSKGLEFPIVIYPMIDSNSRKEEYWFPLDKDLYNGFDKFYTSSKSGLDDTGDSIKEVVTIREFENKIDELCIQYVATTRASQQLFLLEERKDKLSSLGEFLIQQGKSSEGIVELYPAPDFKKNNEKSAKNIVQEEKIQWTSERWNSKIKVSSEAHKFYSEENEDIQYGNSIHAILAEINTPEDLPLVIKKLTLTGFIPIGQEVEIEKIIQKVISNPQLKDYFSKGITVYQEREIIYEGKIYRPDRIIEKQDSLTLIDFKTGEKLTGHKKQISLYEKALVGMNKKVASKLLVYISSDDVEVIYV, encoded by the coding sequence ATGAGTTCAAGCTATACGATATACAATGCATCTGCAGGTGCCGGGAAAACATTTACTTTGGTGAAAAATTTCCTTTGTATCCTGTTGCAAAATGATACCGTAGAGTCTGTGCGTTCCATAGTAGCAGTAACTTTTACCAATAAAGCAGCTAATGAAATGAAAACGCGCATACTTTCATGGTTAAAGGATTTTTCAGATGAAAAAAATTATCAATCGAATATAGTTTTACAGCAGATATCTCAAGAACTGAATATAGATATATCTCTTTTACATCAGCGATCGTATAGGGCCTTATCCTATATCTTACATCATTATTCTTTATTTTCCATCAGTACCATTGATAAGTTTAATTTACGATTGATGAAGGCATTTACCAAAGAATTGGGGTTGTCGTATTCGTTTGCGGTGGAACTGGATTCTTCGGAATATCTCAAACAGTCAATTGATGAATTAGTAGATGAATTAGGAACAGATAATCCTTTTGCTGAGGTCATTTTAAATTATATATTTTGGAAATTCGAGAACGAATCATCTACAGATATTAGAAAGGAACTATTGACTTCCTCACAAAATTTTTTAAAAGAAAAGAATCTGGAACAGATTAATTCTTTGACTTCTAAAGAGATTGAAGATTTTAAAAAATTGAATCAGTTAATAAGTAGGCGAGTACAGGAAAATTATACCTTAATACAAAAAACAGCCGATGAAATTATAGCGTTATTTGAATCTAGCGGTTTAGAAGTAGGAGATTTTTATCAAGGAGCGAGAGGTATGGCCGGATTTTTTTATAAAATGCAGGACACGAGCAAAATACTTAGTATAAACTTATCTTCTTCTTACTATAAAGCTTTTTGTGAAGAAGAAAAATATGCAAAATCAAAATCGAGTCATGAAGAAGATATAAAAGGTATTGCACCGCAAATTATTGAAGCATTTTATAAAATAAAACAAGCGATCATTAGAATTAAAGTAGATGAATCTGTTCGTAAAAATCTAATTACGATTGAATTGCAATCTGAAATTAATCGATTTTTACACAGACGAAAAACAGAAAATGATGTAGTATTTCTATCAGATGTAAATCCTATTATAGGAACTCATTTAAAAGAGGAACCGGTAGCCTTTATATATGAAAAATTAGGAGGGAGATACAATCACTACTTTATAGATGAATTTCAAGATACTTCACAACTTCAATGGAATAATATAATTCCTTTGTTAGATAATGCAAAAGTCTCAGATGGAAATTCAATTACTTTGGTTGGTGATCCCAAGCAAGCCATATACAGATTTCGTTCAGGAAATCCTGAAATATTAATCGATCTTATAGCTAATGCAGAAGACAAAGGCATTCATGTAAAAACTTTGCAGAATAATTTCAGAAGTTTGCCCAATATTGTTGATTTTAATAATACCTATTATCAATATGTATCTTCTTATTTAGTAAATAATCCCGAATATTCTTCATTGTTTGGAGTCCATGCACAGCAAATCTCCCACTTACCCAAAGGGGGAAGGGTACAGGTATCATTTATCTCTCCAAAAGAAGAAAATCTTTTAGAAGAAAGAATTGTTGAAATAATTGAAGAGTCTTTACAGAATGGTTTTGATTTTAAAGATATAACTATTTTAGTAAGAAATAAAAAGCATAGTGTTTCCATTGTAGATAAAATTGCAGAAAAAGGATATCCGATTCTGACAGAAGAAGCGTTATTAGTTGTATCGTCCCCTGAAATCCAGGCTCTTATTTATGCTTTACAATGGATTTCCAATCCTGAAGACAAAGAAAATTTGGTGAGAATGCTCCATCTTCTTTTTACCATAGGTAGAGCGGAATTTGAAGATTTTACAGAAGAAATTTGTAAAATAAAAGATTTGGATTTTGACGATATTATTAATTGGTTTAAAGAAAAATTGAATATTTCTTTGCCTTATCAACAAATATATAATTTAAGCTTTTATGATTATGTAGAAGAATTTATTAATTCTTTAGGGTTTGGAGAGAAAGAAGATTTATATATTTCTGCCTTATTGGATATGATAGTTCAGCTGGAAAAAAATGGAGTTATAAGTTTACAAGAATTTTTAGAATATTGGGAATTAAAAAGCCCGGGATTATCCATACGATTTCCCGATAATCGAAATGCCATCCAGATCATGACTATACATAAATCTAAAGGATTGGAATTTCCAATTGTAATTTATCCTATGATCGATAGCAATTCTAGAAAGGAAGAATATTGGTTTCCACTTGATAAAGACTTATATAATGGGTTTGATAAGTTTTACACATCTTCAAAATCAGGCTTAGATGATACCGGTGATAGTATAAAAGAGGTGGTAACTATCCGAGAATTTGAAAATAAGATAGATGAATTATGTATACAATATGTTGCAACCACACGGGCGTCACAACAATTATTTTTATTGGAAGAAAGAAAAGATAAATTAAGTTCGTTGGGTGAATTTTTAATTCAGCAAGGGAAATCTTCAGAAGGAATAGTTGAACTTTATCCTGCTCCCGATTTTAAGAAAAATAATGAAAAAAGCGCAAAAAATATTGTTCAAGAAGAAAAAATACAATGGACCTCTGAAAGATGGAATTCTAAAATAAAAGTAAGTTCCGAGGCTCATAAATTTTATAGTGAGGAGAACGAAGACATTCAATACGGTAATAGTATACATGCTATTTTAGCAGAAATTAATACTCCGGAAGATCTGCCACTGGTAATTAAAAAATTAACTTTGACGGGATTTATTCCAATCGGTCAGGAAGTAGAAATTGAAAAAATAATACAAAAAGTTATATCCAATCCTCAATTAAAAGATTATTTTTCAAAAGGGATAACTGTATATCAAGAACGGGAAATAATATATGAAGGAAAAATTTACCGCCCCGATCGAATCATAGAAAAGCAAGATTCATTAACACTTATTGATTTCAAAACGGGTGAAAAATTAACCGGTCATAAAAAACAAATTTCGCTATATGAAAAAGCCTTAGTGGGAATGAATAAAAAAGTTGCAAGTAAATTATTGGTATATATTTCTTCAGATGATGTGGAAGTGATATATGTTTGA